One stretch of Bombus pascuorum chromosome 14, iyBomPasc1.1, whole genome shotgun sequence DNA includes these proteins:
- the LOC132914200 gene encoding uncharacterized protein LOC132914200 isoform X1: MDSEADAETTAANAVDSDGSVSWEDFFGTSTDLVPQLLGMFDELARRGNGYTDHVVLPPACNIPAALQKRLSLVSHRGSIFGQFHPELSKPQPDDAMAEHPTSENTVVDIVVADDVTPEKENDALQTLENSQQENRSECTIEKKSYRRESNGLTPLRYNRRCRNAARPLSGSSVASSGSSSTSSSGCSNQGNQCTINPYLASVESLADTCASSQGSGDSGVVTVSEANCRIGDDGSDQRRNSGEEDPFNPLCHRPRYCDPHRNPMERVLLEIVDTEAIYVEHLRQVIQGYLIFWRNDSASFVDQVQLSNLFSNIEDIFEFNREFLKEIEECGLDPVCVANTFIKHKSGFKVYTEYCTNYPSTVSVLTDLMSQEKTAHAFRERQAALGHALPLGSFLLKPVQRILKYHLLLENLSKEYAADCEVRENETEGSKAIEAALAAMTDIAKHINAMKRRHEHAVRVQEIQSLLYGWPGPDLTTSGELVAEGRFRMRGAKAPRHAFLFDRMLLLTKKKEDGLLVYKAHIMCSNLMLIESIPGEPLSFHVIPFDNPRLQYTLQARNLEQKREWTLQIKRVILENYNAVIPSHARQLVLQLGQTQPEDDALADRGSAKKQHSAPPEYLEKRKQEKERRRSETGLRQKFKKGGRRSETTTEDSPASPRKNQNEDSSEQGFKTSDGRGSKVKDRFTGWRRKSEPGFQSYVCLNQSDEEQKEDTGDTGSATVETECAIIENDKHTNSPPPETKENNEQQTQAQTVEEIVGHILMQNQEFQKLLEKQRTNSIINVRQQQRFNKRISADTSDDSDSENTNYIADNSVNNRTSRIRPGHRERFIKTNNTLNSLSSPRDHQPTLQLLYDNLNKTENNKSVDSNSKNKINLVQEKKALFEAFKKQSIVTESKVIKTALRIRENSTSRNEEAIQPQATKENEIQIVESEKGTTENGECTTEVNQEVTESNKGFGNYDNLQHVWEGLQEEKSLDGNDSPTRPAVWLTKLCEGLPTSPQKCGSLPRSFQIHPNSNQNVTKSRFLQRDGKPMSERPFTIASDKPAEINLEDMERYASTCQPEGRIAKFPTSVSTSTSTFFCSLDDTLTDAYSEIHISSTTTNIHPDHKIYRANTSGSTIFKNVLSKAGNRLQGLRNTMSTETLECSEELERTKYFRSLSTGKLKKKSKMKHSRESSSDVEELVGCTARGVSDLRIPSVYYKQGSSSLGARIAQSDYADPSVLFFENKRFQQANSQSQTKEEKKDDEESIENRESETDSFYERSFETIENYVDADVDDAFRDSAIFSDIEEVLVARPQSSQPPEDCPPFKSKVAPPVPAKKKTESITAVNPSGYNVATTKCKPNVAQKPDYLKVKSVFLKGQQELDCKIPVRSPVSESGTYHCSKNSLQSNCSSNSGEENDDVSAGQSQAGWVRKIVGQLQGHIET, translated from the exons GAACAAGTACGGATCTGGTGCCCCAGCTGTTGGGGATGTTCGACGAGTTAGCTCGCCGGGGCAATGGCTATACCGACCACGTGGTACTTCCGCCTGCCTGCAACATACCAGCGGCACTACAGAAACGTTTGAGCCTGGTATCCCATCGAGGCTCCATATTCGGCCAGTTCCATCCTGAATTATCCAAACCTCAACCGGATGACGCTATGGCCGAGCATCCAACGTCAGAGAACACCGTGGTGGATATAGTCGTGGCTGATGACGTTACGCCTGAGAAAGAGAACGACGCGTTACAAACCCTGGAGAACAGCCAACAAGAGAATAGAAGCGAGTGTACGATAGAGAAGAAATCATATAGACGCGAAAGCAACGGTCTCACGCCACTTAGGTACAACAGACGATGCAGAAACGCTGCAAGACCGCTTTCTGGAAGCTCTGTTGCGTCCTCCGGAAGCTCGAGTACCTCCTCCAGTGGGTGCAGTAACCAGGGCAACCAGTGCACCATCAATCCTTATTTGGCGTCGGTTGAATCGCTGGCAGACACTTGCGCCAGCTCTCAAG GTTCTGGGGATAGTGGAGTGGTGACAGTTTCGGAAGCCAACTGCCGAATAGGAGATGATGGAAGtgatcaaagaagaaatagcgGAGAGGAGGATCCTTTTAATCCCCTGTGCCACAGGCCGCGTTATTGCGACCCCCATCGGAATCCTATGGAAAGGGTACTCCTTGAGATAGTCGACACCGAGGCGATATACGTGGAACATCTGCGACAAGTCATCCAG gGTTACCTTATATTTTGGAGAAACGATTCGGCATCGTTCGTGGATCAAGTGCAGCTGAGTAACTTATTTAGTAATATCGAGGATATCTTCGAGTTCAACAG AGAGTTCCTGAAAGAGATAGAGGAATGTGGTCTGGATCCAGTCTGTGTGGCAAACACATTCATAAAGCACAAGTCAGGATTTAAAGTGTATACAGAATATTGTACCAATTATCCAAG CACAGTTTCCGTTCTGACCGACCTCATGAGTCAAGAAAAGACTGCACACGCGTTCCGAGAAAGACAAGCAGCCCTAGGTCATGCATTACCTCTTGGATCCTTTCTTTTGAAACCTGTTCAAAGGATCCTCAAGTACCACTTACTTCTGGAG AATTTGTCAAAAGAGTATGCAGCAGACTGCGAGGTAAGAGAAAATGAGACTGAAGGTAGCAAGGCAATTGAGGCGGCACTGGCTGCTATGACTGACATTGCAAAGCACATAAATGCAATGAAACGAAGGCACGAGCACGCAGTGCGTGTTCAAGAGATCCAGTCCCTTTTGTACGGCTGGCCTGGTCCAGATTTAACGACTAGTGGGGAACTGGTAGCAGAAGGAAGATTCAGAATGCGGGGGGCCAAAGCTCCTAGGCACGCTTTCTTATTTGACCGCATGCTTTTACTCACTAAGAAAAAGGAGGATGGGCTTCTAGTCTACAAAGCTCACATTATG TGTTCGAATTTAATGCTCATTGAGAGTATACCAGGCGAACCGCTTAGTTTCCACGTGATTCCTTTCGATAATCCCAGATTGCAGTATACTCTTCAG GCACGAAACTTGGAACAGAAAAGAGAATGGACTTTACAGATAAAAAGGGTAATTTTGGAGAATTATAACGCGGTTATACCTTCGCATGCGAGACAATTGGTTTTGCAACTTGGCCAGACGCAACCAGAGG ACGACGCTTTGGCAGATAGAGGATCGGCGAAGAAGCAGCATTCTGCACCTCCAGAGTATCtagagaaacgaaaacaggagaaagaaagacggAGATCTGAGACAGGACTTAGACAGAAATTCAAAAAAGGTGGCAGAAGGTCTGAGACTACAACTGAG GATTCTCCAGCATCGCCACGGAAAAATCAAAACGAGGATTCTAGTGAACAAGGATTTAAAACTTCAGACGGACGCGGATCAAAAGTCAAG GATCGCTTTACCGGTTGGAGGAGAAAATCAGAGCCAGGTTTTCAATCTTATGTGTGCCTTAACCAGTCTGACGAAGAACAAAAAGAGGATACGGGTGATACGGGGTCTGCTACCGTTGAGACCGAATGCGCGATTATCGAGAACGACAAGCACACGAACTCTCCACCACCTGAAACCAAAGAGAACAATGAACAGCAGACTCAAGCGCAAACAGTCGAGGAAATAGTTGGTCATATTCTCATGCAAAACCAGGAATTTCAGAAGCTCCTAGAGAAGCAGCGGACGAATAGTATAATCAACGTCAGACAGCAGCAACGTTTCAATAAACGTATATCTGCTGACACATCTGATGACAGTGACTCAGAAAATACAAACTATATTGCAGACAATTCGGTTAACAACAGGACATCGCGTATTAGGCCAGGTCATCGAGAGCGGTTCATTAAAACGAATAATACTTTGAACTCGTTATCTTCTCCTCGTGATCATCAACCTACGCTACAATTGCTGTatgataatttaaacaaaactgaaaataataaatcggTGGACAGTAATTCGAAAAACAAGATTAACCTTGTACAAGAGAAGAAAGCGTTGTTTGAAGCGTTCAAGAAACAGAGTATCGTGACAGAGAGTAAAGTTATCAAGACTGCGCTTAGGATAAGAGAAAATTCAACATCGAGGAACGAAGAAGCAATTCAACCACAAGCTacgaaggaaaatgaaattcaaattgtaGAAAGCGAGAAAGGAACGACTGAAAATGGCGAATGTACAACTGAAGTTAATCAAGAGGTTACCGAGTCTAACAAAGGTTTTGGAAACTATGATAACCTGCAACACGTATGGGAGGGTCTGCAAGAAGAGAAAAGCTTGGATGGAAATGACAGTCCGACTCGTCCGGCAGTCTGGTTAACCAAACTATGCGAAGGGTTGCCAACATCGCCCCAAAAGTGTGGTTCTCTTCCACGTAGCTTCCAAATTCACCCTAATTCTAATCAGAACGTAACAAAGTCACGGTTCTTGCAGAGGGATGGCAAACCTATGAGCGAGAGACCATTTACCATAGCTTCAGACAAGCCAGCAGAGATTAACTTGGAGGACATGGAAAGGTATGCCTCTACATGTCAGCCAGAAGGAAGAATTGCCAAATTTCCGACTTCCGTTTCAACATCCACATCAACATTCTTTTGTTCATTGGACGATACATTGACAGACGCTTATTCAGAGATTCATATTTCATCCACCACCACGAACATACATCCTGATCATAAAATCTATAGGGCAAACACGAGTGGGAGCACCATATTTAAGAACGTCCTTTCTAAAGCTGGCAATCGTCTTCAAGGTCTGAGGAACACCATGAGCACAGAGACTCTAGAGTGTAGCGAAGAATTAGAGAGGACCAAGTACTTCCGTTCTTTGAGTACAGGTAAGTTAAAGAAGAAGAGCAAAATGAAGCATTCGAGGGAATCCTCTTCGGATGTGGAAGAGCTTGTAGGATGCACAGCAAGGGGGGTTTCGGATCTGAGAATCCCTTCGGTTTATTACAAACAGGGAAGCTCGAGTTTAGGTGCTCGGATCGCTCAGTCTGATTATGCGGATCCAAGTGTACtatttttcgaaaacaaaCGATTTCAGCAGGCGAATAGTCAGTCACAGACcaaggaagagaagaaagacgaTGAAGAAAGTATAGAGAACCGAGAAAGTGAAACGGATAGTTTCTATGAAAGATCATTCGAGACGATTGAGAACTACGTAGATGCGGATGTTGACGACGCGTTCCGGGATAGTGCAATATTTAGCGATATCGAAGAGGTTCTGGTGGCCAGGCCACAATCGAGTCAGCCTCCCGAAGATTGCCCGCCATTTAAGAGCAAAGTGGCGCCACCGGTACCAGCGAAGAAGAAAACAGAGTCTATCACAGCGGTAAATCCTTCAGGATACAACGTTGCAACGACGAAATGCAAACCAAACGTAGCTCAGAAACCCGATTATTTGAAGGTTAAGTCGGTTTTCTTAAAGGGACAGCAAGAATTGGACTGTAAAATTCCGGTGAGATCTCCTGTGTCTGAAAGTGGAACGTATCATTGTTCTAAGAACAGTTTGCAGAGCAACTGCTCGTCAAACAGTGGTGAAGAGAACGACGATGTGTCGGCGGGACAGAGCCAAGCAGGTTGGGTAAGGAAGATAGTGGGTCAGTTGCAGGGTCACATTGAAACGTAA
- the LOC132914200 gene encoding uncharacterized protein LOC132914200 isoform X2: MFDELARRGNGYTDHVVLPPACNIPAALQKRLSLVSHRGSIFGQFHPELSKPQPDDAMAEHPTSENTVVDIVVADDVTPEKENDALQTLENSQQENRSECTIEKKSYRRESNGLTPLRYNRRCRNAARPLSGSSVASSGSSSTSSSGCSNQGNQCTINPYLASVESLADTCASSQGSGDSGVVTVSEANCRIGDDGSDQRRNSGEEDPFNPLCHRPRYCDPHRNPMERVLLEIVDTEAIYVEHLRQVIQGYLIFWRNDSASFVDQVQLSNLFSNIEDIFEFNREFLKEIEECGLDPVCVANTFIKHKSGFKVYTEYCTNYPSTVSVLTDLMSQEKTAHAFRERQAALGHALPLGSFLLKPVQRILKYHLLLENLSKEYAADCEVRENETEGSKAIEAALAAMTDIAKHINAMKRRHEHAVRVQEIQSLLYGWPGPDLTTSGELVAEGRFRMRGAKAPRHAFLFDRMLLLTKKKEDGLLVYKAHIMCSNLMLIESIPGEPLSFHVIPFDNPRLQYTLQARNLEQKREWTLQIKRVILENYNAVIPSHARQLVLQLGQTQPEDDALADRGSAKKQHSAPPEYLEKRKQEKERRRSETGLRQKFKKGGRRSETTTEDSPASPRKNQNEDSSEQGFKTSDGRGSKVKDRFTGWRRKSEPGFQSYVCLNQSDEEQKEDTGDTGSATVETECAIIENDKHTNSPPPETKENNEQQTQAQTVEEIVGHILMQNQEFQKLLEKQRTNSIINVRQQQRFNKRISADTSDDSDSENTNYIADNSVNNRTSRIRPGHRERFIKTNNTLNSLSSPRDHQPTLQLLYDNLNKTENNKSVDSNSKNKINLVQEKKALFEAFKKQSIVTESKVIKTALRIRENSTSRNEEAIQPQATKENEIQIVESEKGTTENGECTTEVNQEVTESNKGFGNYDNLQHVWEGLQEEKSLDGNDSPTRPAVWLTKLCEGLPTSPQKCGSLPRSFQIHPNSNQNVTKSRFLQRDGKPMSERPFTIASDKPAEINLEDMERYASTCQPEGRIAKFPTSVSTSTSTFFCSLDDTLTDAYSEIHISSTTTNIHPDHKIYRANTSGSTIFKNVLSKAGNRLQGLRNTMSTETLECSEELERTKYFRSLSTGKLKKKSKMKHSRESSSDVEELVGCTARGVSDLRIPSVYYKQGSSSLGARIAQSDYADPSVLFFENKRFQQANSQSQTKEEKKDDEESIENRESETDSFYERSFETIENYVDADVDDAFRDSAIFSDIEEVLVARPQSSQPPEDCPPFKSKVAPPVPAKKKTESITAVNPSGYNVATTKCKPNVAQKPDYLKVKSVFLKGQQELDCKIPVRSPVSESGTYHCSKNSLQSNCSSNSGEENDDVSAGQSQAGWVRKIVGQLQGHIET, translated from the exons ATGTTCGACGAGTTAGCTCGCCGGGGCAATGGCTATACCGACCACGTGGTACTTCCGCCTGCCTGCAACATACCAGCGGCACTACAGAAACGTTTGAGCCTGGTATCCCATCGAGGCTCCATATTCGGCCAGTTCCATCCTGAATTATCCAAACCTCAACCGGATGACGCTATGGCCGAGCATCCAACGTCAGAGAACACCGTGGTGGATATAGTCGTGGCTGATGACGTTACGCCTGAGAAAGAGAACGACGCGTTACAAACCCTGGAGAACAGCCAACAAGAGAATAGAAGCGAGTGTACGATAGAGAAGAAATCATATAGACGCGAAAGCAACGGTCTCACGCCACTTAGGTACAACAGACGATGCAGAAACGCTGCAAGACCGCTTTCTGGAAGCTCTGTTGCGTCCTCCGGAAGCTCGAGTACCTCCTCCAGTGGGTGCAGTAACCAGGGCAACCAGTGCACCATCAATCCTTATTTGGCGTCGGTTGAATCGCTGGCAGACACTTGCGCCAGCTCTCAAG GTTCTGGGGATAGTGGAGTGGTGACAGTTTCGGAAGCCAACTGCCGAATAGGAGATGATGGAAGtgatcaaagaagaaatagcgGAGAGGAGGATCCTTTTAATCCCCTGTGCCACAGGCCGCGTTATTGCGACCCCCATCGGAATCCTATGGAAAGGGTACTCCTTGAGATAGTCGACACCGAGGCGATATACGTGGAACATCTGCGACAAGTCATCCAG gGTTACCTTATATTTTGGAGAAACGATTCGGCATCGTTCGTGGATCAAGTGCAGCTGAGTAACTTATTTAGTAATATCGAGGATATCTTCGAGTTCAACAG AGAGTTCCTGAAAGAGATAGAGGAATGTGGTCTGGATCCAGTCTGTGTGGCAAACACATTCATAAAGCACAAGTCAGGATTTAAAGTGTATACAGAATATTGTACCAATTATCCAAG CACAGTTTCCGTTCTGACCGACCTCATGAGTCAAGAAAAGACTGCACACGCGTTCCGAGAAAGACAAGCAGCCCTAGGTCATGCATTACCTCTTGGATCCTTTCTTTTGAAACCTGTTCAAAGGATCCTCAAGTACCACTTACTTCTGGAG AATTTGTCAAAAGAGTATGCAGCAGACTGCGAGGTAAGAGAAAATGAGACTGAAGGTAGCAAGGCAATTGAGGCGGCACTGGCTGCTATGACTGACATTGCAAAGCACATAAATGCAATGAAACGAAGGCACGAGCACGCAGTGCGTGTTCAAGAGATCCAGTCCCTTTTGTACGGCTGGCCTGGTCCAGATTTAACGACTAGTGGGGAACTGGTAGCAGAAGGAAGATTCAGAATGCGGGGGGCCAAAGCTCCTAGGCACGCTTTCTTATTTGACCGCATGCTTTTACTCACTAAGAAAAAGGAGGATGGGCTTCTAGTCTACAAAGCTCACATTATG TGTTCGAATTTAATGCTCATTGAGAGTATACCAGGCGAACCGCTTAGTTTCCACGTGATTCCTTTCGATAATCCCAGATTGCAGTATACTCTTCAG GCACGAAACTTGGAACAGAAAAGAGAATGGACTTTACAGATAAAAAGGGTAATTTTGGAGAATTATAACGCGGTTATACCTTCGCATGCGAGACAATTGGTTTTGCAACTTGGCCAGACGCAACCAGAGG ACGACGCTTTGGCAGATAGAGGATCGGCGAAGAAGCAGCATTCTGCACCTCCAGAGTATCtagagaaacgaaaacaggagaaagaaagacggAGATCTGAGACAGGACTTAGACAGAAATTCAAAAAAGGTGGCAGAAGGTCTGAGACTACAACTGAG GATTCTCCAGCATCGCCACGGAAAAATCAAAACGAGGATTCTAGTGAACAAGGATTTAAAACTTCAGACGGACGCGGATCAAAAGTCAAG GATCGCTTTACCGGTTGGAGGAGAAAATCAGAGCCAGGTTTTCAATCTTATGTGTGCCTTAACCAGTCTGACGAAGAACAAAAAGAGGATACGGGTGATACGGGGTCTGCTACCGTTGAGACCGAATGCGCGATTATCGAGAACGACAAGCACACGAACTCTCCACCACCTGAAACCAAAGAGAACAATGAACAGCAGACTCAAGCGCAAACAGTCGAGGAAATAGTTGGTCATATTCTCATGCAAAACCAGGAATTTCAGAAGCTCCTAGAGAAGCAGCGGACGAATAGTATAATCAACGTCAGACAGCAGCAACGTTTCAATAAACGTATATCTGCTGACACATCTGATGACAGTGACTCAGAAAATACAAACTATATTGCAGACAATTCGGTTAACAACAGGACATCGCGTATTAGGCCAGGTCATCGAGAGCGGTTCATTAAAACGAATAATACTTTGAACTCGTTATCTTCTCCTCGTGATCATCAACCTACGCTACAATTGCTGTatgataatttaaacaaaactgaaaataataaatcggTGGACAGTAATTCGAAAAACAAGATTAACCTTGTACAAGAGAAGAAAGCGTTGTTTGAAGCGTTCAAGAAACAGAGTATCGTGACAGAGAGTAAAGTTATCAAGACTGCGCTTAGGATAAGAGAAAATTCAACATCGAGGAACGAAGAAGCAATTCAACCACAAGCTacgaaggaaaatgaaattcaaattgtaGAAAGCGAGAAAGGAACGACTGAAAATGGCGAATGTACAACTGAAGTTAATCAAGAGGTTACCGAGTCTAACAAAGGTTTTGGAAACTATGATAACCTGCAACACGTATGGGAGGGTCTGCAAGAAGAGAAAAGCTTGGATGGAAATGACAGTCCGACTCGTCCGGCAGTCTGGTTAACCAAACTATGCGAAGGGTTGCCAACATCGCCCCAAAAGTGTGGTTCTCTTCCACGTAGCTTCCAAATTCACCCTAATTCTAATCAGAACGTAACAAAGTCACGGTTCTTGCAGAGGGATGGCAAACCTATGAGCGAGAGACCATTTACCATAGCTTCAGACAAGCCAGCAGAGATTAACTTGGAGGACATGGAAAGGTATGCCTCTACATGTCAGCCAGAAGGAAGAATTGCCAAATTTCCGACTTCCGTTTCAACATCCACATCAACATTCTTTTGTTCATTGGACGATACATTGACAGACGCTTATTCAGAGATTCATATTTCATCCACCACCACGAACATACATCCTGATCATAAAATCTATAGGGCAAACACGAGTGGGAGCACCATATTTAAGAACGTCCTTTCTAAAGCTGGCAATCGTCTTCAAGGTCTGAGGAACACCATGAGCACAGAGACTCTAGAGTGTAGCGAAGAATTAGAGAGGACCAAGTACTTCCGTTCTTTGAGTACAGGTAAGTTAAAGAAGAAGAGCAAAATGAAGCATTCGAGGGAATCCTCTTCGGATGTGGAAGAGCTTGTAGGATGCACAGCAAGGGGGGTTTCGGATCTGAGAATCCCTTCGGTTTATTACAAACAGGGAAGCTCGAGTTTAGGTGCTCGGATCGCTCAGTCTGATTATGCGGATCCAAGTGTACtatttttcgaaaacaaaCGATTTCAGCAGGCGAATAGTCAGTCACAGACcaaggaagagaagaaagacgaTGAAGAAAGTATAGAGAACCGAGAAAGTGAAACGGATAGTTTCTATGAAAGATCATTCGAGACGATTGAGAACTACGTAGATGCGGATGTTGACGACGCGTTCCGGGATAGTGCAATATTTAGCGATATCGAAGAGGTTCTGGTGGCCAGGCCACAATCGAGTCAGCCTCCCGAAGATTGCCCGCCATTTAAGAGCAAAGTGGCGCCACCGGTACCAGCGAAGAAGAAAACAGAGTCTATCACAGCGGTAAATCCTTCAGGATACAACGTTGCAACGACGAAATGCAAACCAAACGTAGCTCAGAAACCCGATTATTTGAAGGTTAAGTCGGTTTTCTTAAAGGGACAGCAAGAATTGGACTGTAAAATTCCGGTGAGATCTCCTGTGTCTGAAAGTGGAACGTATCATTGTTCTAAGAACAGTTTGCAGAGCAACTGCTCGTCAAACAGTGGTGAAGAGAACGACGATGTGTCGGCGGGACAGAGCCAAGCAGGTTGGGTAAGGAAGATAGTGGGTCAGTTGCAGGGTCACATTGAAACGTAA